From the genome of Acidimicrobiales bacterium, one region includes:
- the nadA gene encoding quinolinate synthase NadA: MHGNGATSSYERFAEEVHRLAGERRAVVLAHNYELPWIQDVADHVGDSLALSRIAARSDAEVIVFCGVHFMAETAKILSPDKTVLLPVLEAGCSLAETVTAEDVRAYRAEHPGAFVVSYVNTSAAVKAESDLCCTSANAVEVVASLPEDAEILFLPDFFLGEHVARESGRHLDLWMGECHVHAAIEPRSLVEKVKANPKATLFIHPECGCTSTALHLLDRGELPAERTRVLSTGAMVEAARELGGGSALVATETGILHQLERANPEGHFTAVNPGAVCRYMKMTTPERLLQALTDLVHPIEVEEGIRRRAERAVQAMIAIGSPSAAGE; encoded by the coding sequence GTGCACGGCAACGGCGCCACCTCGAGCTACGAGCGCTTTGCCGAGGAGGTGCACCGCCTCGCCGGCGAGCGGCGGGCGGTCGTCCTCGCCCACAACTACGAGCTCCCCTGGATCCAGGACGTCGCCGATCACGTCGGCGACTCCCTCGCCCTCAGCCGCATCGCCGCCCGAAGCGACGCCGAGGTGATCGTCTTCTGCGGCGTCCACTTCATGGCCGAGACCGCGAAGATCCTCTCGCCCGACAAGACCGTGCTCCTCCCCGTCCTCGAGGCCGGCTGCTCGCTCGCCGAGACCGTCACCGCCGAGGACGTGCGCGCCTACCGCGCCGAGCACCCCGGAGCCTTCGTCGTCTCCTACGTGAACACGAGCGCCGCGGTGAAGGCCGAGTCCGACCTGTGCTGCACCTCAGCCAACGCCGTCGAGGTCGTCGCCTCCCTCCCCGAGGACGCGGAGATCCTCTTCCTGCCCGACTTCTTCCTCGGCGAGCACGTCGCCCGCGAGAGCGGCCGCCACCTCGACCTGTGGATGGGGGAGTGCCACGTGCACGCCGCGATCGAGCCCCGCTCCCTCGTCGAGAAGGTGAAGGCCAACCCCAAGGCCACGCTCTTCATCCACCCCGAGTGCGGTTGCACCTCGACCGCGCTGCACCTGCTCGACCGCGGCGAGCTCCCCGCCGAGCGCACGCGGGTGCTCTCCACGGGGGCGATGGTCGAGGCGGCGCGCGAGCTCGGCGGGGGGAGCGCCCTCGTCGCCACGGAGACGGGCATCCTCCACCAGCTCGAGCGGGCGAACCCGGAGGGGCACTTCACGGCGGTGAACCCGGGGGCGGTCTGCCGGTACATGAAGATGACGACCCCCGAGCGGCTGCTGCAGGCGCTCACCGACCTCGTCCACCCGATCGAGGTGGAGGAGGGGATCCGCCGTCGCGCCGAGCGCGCGGTGCAGGCGATGATCGCCATCGGCAGCCCCTCGGCGGCGGGCGAGTGA
- a CDS encoding VOC family protein has product MTEVADRPEPALGDATRTGFRGVNHLALVTPDMDATVRFWAGVLGCPLVATVGTPQFRHYFFEIGEGSTVAFFEYATAPVAAFAKPAGVPDARAIQFDHLSLDLPDEEALVALAARLRAAECEVTELVDHGFIRSIYFTDPSGIALEASYWVNDATAPARADFADPRLFADEDPVPAVAELAEGGRLTSTPRTALS; this is encoded by the coding sequence GTGACCGAGGTCGCCGACCGCCCCGAGCCCGCCCTCGGCGACGCCACCCGCACCGGCTTTCGCGGCGTCAACCACCTCGCCCTCGTCACCCCCGACATGGACGCCACGGTGCGCTTCTGGGCCGGGGTGCTCGGCTGCCCGCTCGTCGCGACGGTCGGGACGCCGCAGTTCCGCCACTACTTCTTCGAGATCGGCGAGGGCTCGACGGTCGCCTTCTTCGAGTACGCGACGGCTCCGGTGGCCGCCTTCGCGAAGCCGGCGGGCGTCCCCGACGCGCGCGCCATCCAGTTCGACCACCTCTCGCTCGACCTCCCCGACGAGGAGGCGCTCGTCGCCCTCGCGGCGCGGCTGCGCGCCGCCGAGTGCGAGGTGACCGAGCTCGTCGACCACGGCTTCATCCGCTCGATCTACTTCACCGACCCGAGCGGCATCGCCCTCGAGGCGTCCTACTGGGTGAACGACGCCACGGCGCCGGCGCGGGCCGACTTCGCCGACCCGCGGCTCTTCGCCGACGAGGACCCCGTCCCCGCGGTCGCCGAGCTCGCCGAGGGGGGCCGCCTCACCTCGACGCCGCGCACCGCGCTCAGCTGA
- a CDS encoding MFS transporter produces MQTDGARGEPAAPLDSTYRSLFSVAGLPTLILATLASRIATQMSSVLIVLYVLETRHSSQLSGLVILCSQFPGILVSPIAGALLDRGRKIPLMIVDYVVGAAAVSAIAALALAHALPDLALLLIVSVASLTQPLSRVGGRALFPVMVPRHLWDRSNAVDSGCFVVATVLGPAVAGVAVAVIGARAALVLPAVLLFVGALGLARVPAPPFHPLPHEQGLLADAGAAIRYVFSNRVLRMLAGTMTVFNFAGGSLTVAIPVVVLRVLHGGSKAVGVMFAVMGAAGFLAGLVTGRVGTEGREKSMLAGSCMATAAALVVLALGFHHVAVVVLCIAVVGVSNGPLTVAMFSLRQRATEPQWFGRAFAVSMNLNFAGNPIGSAIAGLLLAHSILVAFLAAAACALVGGIWPAVLPVGHYTPLVVTDGRSAGVGLLGE; encoded by the coding sequence GTGCAGACCGACGGCGCCCGGGGCGAGCCCGCGGCCCCGCTCGACTCCACCTACCGGAGCCTCTTCTCGGTCGCGGGGCTGCCCACGCTCATCCTCGCGACCCTCGCGAGCCGCATCGCGACGCAGATGTCGTCGGTGCTCATCGTTCTCTACGTGCTCGAGACGCGGCACTCCTCACAGCTCTCGGGGCTCGTCATCCTCTGCAGCCAGTTCCCCGGCATCCTCGTCAGCCCGATCGCCGGCGCGCTCTTGGACCGCGGGCGCAAGATCCCGCTGATGATCGTCGACTACGTGGTCGGCGCCGCCGCCGTCTCGGCGATCGCCGCCCTCGCCCTCGCGCACGCCCTCCCGGACCTCGCGCTGCTGCTCATCGTCTCGGTCGCCTCGCTCACCCAGCCGCTCAGCAGGGTCGGCGGGCGGGCGCTCTTCCCGGTGATGGTGCCGCGCCACCTCTGGGACCGCTCGAACGCCGTCGACTCGGGCTGCTTCGTCGTGGCGACAGTGCTCGGCCCCGCGGTGGCCGGGGTGGCGGTCGCGGTGATCGGGGCGCGCGCCGCGCTCGTGCTCCCCGCCGTGCTGCTCTTCGTCGGGGCGCTCGGCCTCGCCCGCGTCCCCGCGCCGCCCTTCCACCCGCTCCCCCACGAGCAGGGCCTGCTCGCCGATGCCGGGGCGGCGATCCGCTACGTCTTCTCGAACCGCGTGCTGCGGATGCTGGCGGGGACGATGACCGTGTTCAACTTTGCCGGCGGCTCGCTCACCGTCGCCATCCCCGTCGTCGTGCTGCGGGTGCTGCACGGCGGCTCGAAGGCCGTCGGCGTGATGTTCGCGGTGATGGGGGCGGCCGGCTTCCTCGCCGGCCTCGTCACCGGGCGGGTCGGGACCGAGGGGCGGGAGAAGTCGATGCTCGCCGGCAGCTGCATGGCGACCGCCGCCGCCCTCGTCGTGCTCGCGCTCGGCTTCCACCACGTCGCCGTGGTCGTGCTCTGCATCGCCGTCGTCGGCGTTTCGAACGGCCCGCTCACGGTGGCGATGTTCTCGCTCCGCCAGCGGGCGACCGAGCCGCAGTGGTTCGGCCGTGCCTTCGCGGTGTCGATGAACCTCAACTTCGCGGGCAACCCGATCGGCTCGGCGATCGCCGGGCTGCTCCTCGCGCACTCGATCCTCGTCGCCTTCCTCGCCGCCGCGGCCTGCGCCCTCGTCGGCGGGATCTGGCCGGCGGTGCTGCCGGTCGGCCACTACACGCCGCTCGTCGTGACCGACGGGCGCTCAGCCGGGGTCGGCCTCCTCGGCGAGTAG
- the nadB gene encoding L-aspartate oxidase, producing the protein MTTLEGAGRLPRLLLPALAATAARRAVDVLVVGAGIAGLTVALSLPPALEVEVALKGRGPGAGWGGGAADGSTGAAQGGIAAALATDDAPALHAADTLAAGAGLCDPAAVALLVAEAPAAVAFLEANGLRLDAGAVGPDLTREGGHSRRRVVHAGGDATGREVMRALWGAARARRLRLVEEAFLVDLLCDGEGRVRGALLLERGRPVVVGAGAVVLATGGFGQLYAETTSPAVLTGDGLAAALRAGAEVADLEFVQFHPTAIQLASDPRPLASEALRGEGAVIRDGAGRPVMAGVPRADLAPRDVVSRTMALEMARTGAASLFLDATAIGEQLTARFPSFVAASHRAGVDPRRAWVPVAPALHYVMGGVVSDNAGRSSLPGLYAVGEVAMSGVHGANRLASNSLVEGVVFGRRAAAALADELAPGEQRPPADPRQDDDGLAAVRVARPLLRREASRGAGVLRSAAGLTALLERLAEAARPLPATAGPADLEEANLTLIAQLLGAAALRRGESRGAHFRVEHPFTGVPALRQVLRRQPDGALAVLDRPPERAPAVAVGRGLS; encoded by the coding sequence GTGACCACCCTCGAGGGCGCCGGGAGGCTGCCCCGCCTCCTCCTGCCGGCGCTCGCTGCCACCGCCGCGCGACGCGCGGTCGACGTCCTCGTCGTCGGGGCCGGGATCGCCGGCCTCACCGTCGCCCTCTCCCTCCCGCCGGCGCTCGAGGTCGAGGTCGCGCTGAAGGGCCGCGGCCCCGGCGCGGGGTGGGGCGGGGGCGCGGCGGACGGCTCCACGGGCGCCGCGCAGGGGGGCATCGCGGCCGCCCTCGCTACAGACGACGCCCCCGCGCTGCACGCGGCGGACACCCTCGCCGCCGGTGCGGGCCTCTGCGACCCGGCGGCCGTCGCGCTCCTCGTCGCCGAGGCCCCCGCTGCGGTCGCCTTCCTCGAGGCGAACGGCCTGCGCCTCGACGCCGGCGCCGTCGGTCCCGACCTCACCCGCGAGGGTGGCCACTCTCGCCGCAGGGTGGTGCACGCCGGCGGCGACGCCACCGGGCGCGAGGTGATGCGCGCCCTGTGGGGCGCGGCGCGGGCGCGCCGGCTGCGCCTCGTCGAGGAGGCCTTCCTGGTCGACCTGCTCTGCGACGGGGAGGGTCGGGTGCGAGGGGCGCTCCTCCTCGAGCGGGGGCGCCCGGTGGTCGTCGGTGCGGGGGCGGTCGTGCTCGCGACCGGCGGCTTCGGCCAGCTCTACGCCGAGACGACGAGCCCCGCGGTCCTCACCGGCGACGGCCTCGCCGCCGCCCTGCGCGCCGGCGCGGAGGTCGCCGATCTCGAGTTCGTGCAGTTCCACCCGACCGCGATCCAGCTCGCGAGCGACCCCCGCCCGCTCGCGAGCGAGGCGCTCAGGGGCGAGGGTGCGGTGATCCGGGACGGCGCGGGGCGCCCGGTGATGGCCGGGGTGCCGCGTGCCGACCTCGCGCCACGCGACGTCGTCAGCCGGACGATGGCCCTCGAGATGGCGCGCACGGGCGCGGCGAGCCTCTTCCTCGACGCCACCGCGATCGGGGAGCAGCTCACGGCGCGCTTCCCGAGCTTCGTCGCCGCCAGCCACCGCGCCGGCGTCGACCCGCGGCGCGCCTGGGTCCCGGTGGCGCCGGCGCTGCACTACGTGATGGGCGGCGTGGTGAGCGACAACGCCGGGCGGAGCTCGCTCCCCGGCCTCTACGCCGTCGGCGAGGTGGCGATGAGCGGGGTGCACGGGGCGAACCGGCTGGCCTCGAACTCCCTCGTCGAGGGGGTGGTCTTCGGCCGTCGCGCCGCCGCGGCGCTCGCTGATGAGCTCGCGCCCGGCGAGCAGCGGCCCCCGGCCGACCCTCGCCAGGACGACGACGGGCTCGCCGCGGTGCGCGTCGCCCGCCCCCTTCTGCGCCGGGAGGCGAGCCGCGGCGCCGGCGTGCTGCGCTCTGCGGCCGGCCTCACCGCGCTCCTCGAGCGCCTCGCCGAGGCGGCGCGGCCGCTGCCCGCGACCGCCGGCCCCGCCGACCTCGAGGAGGCGAACCTCACCCTCATCGCCCAGCTGCTCGGTGCGGCGGCGCTCCGCCGGGGGGAGTCCCGCGGCGCCCACTTCCGCGTCGAGCACCCCTTCACCGGGGTGCCGGCGCTGCGCCAGGTGCTCCGCCGGCAGCCCGACGGCGCGCTCGCGGTGCTCGATCGCCCGCCCGAGAGGGCCCCCGCCGTCGCCGTGGGGCGGGGGCTCAGCTGA
- a CDS encoding PadR family transcriptional regulator — protein MKRHHGHRHGGFAGFGPPFGPPFGGPFAKRGPGGGGRARRGNVRAAILALLAERPMHGYEIIQELDGRTQGIWRPSAGSVYPTLQLLEDEGLIAGVEREGKRAFSLTDAGRAHLEEHRPATAPWDEVLERVEPGAHQLREAAVQLAAAVGQVLHAGSAEQQQRVAEILSEARRRVYGLLAEEADPG, from the coding sequence ATGAAACGACACCACGGCCACCGTCACGGGGGCTTCGCGGGCTTCGGCCCCCCCTTCGGGCCCCCCTTCGGCGGCCCCTTCGCGAAGCGTGGCCCCGGCGGCGGCGGACGGGCGCGGCGCGGCAACGTGCGCGCCGCGATCCTCGCCCTGCTCGCCGAGCGGCCGATGCACGGCTACGAGATCATCCAGGAGCTCGACGGCCGCACCCAGGGCATCTGGCGGCCGAGCGCCGGCTCGGTCTACCCGACGTTGCAGCTCCTCGAGGACGAGGGGCTGATCGCCGGCGTCGAGCGCGAGGGCAAGCGCGCCTTCTCCCTCACCGACGCCGGGCGCGCCCACCTGGAGGAGCACCGCCCCGCGACCGCCCCCTGGGACGAGGTCCTCGAGCGGGTCGAGCCGGGCGCCCACCAGCTCCGCGAGGCGGCCGTGCAGCTCGCCGCCGCGGTCGGCCAGGTGCTGCACGCCGGCAGCGCCGAGCAGCAGCAGCGCGTCGCCGAGATCCTCTCCGAGGCGCGCCGCCGCGTCTACGGCCTACTCGCCGAGGAGGCCGACCCCGGCTGA
- a CDS encoding DUF3293 domain-containing protein has product MSGGEAIGEGLIAEWLAARLWVDSPGGPLELEQGGVASPERFPEGVAQVHFVTAWNPGALPLAAEENARRHALLVRELDAAGTEHWAAAGYAPDLSWVEHGLALPDLAAADACALGLRHGQLALYAWRRDHLQVVGCRSGAVLASSRWSARGRPAPPG; this is encoded by the coding sequence GTGAGCGGCGGGGAGGCGATCGGCGAGGGGCTGATCGCCGAGTGGCTGGCGGCGCGGCTGTGGGTCGACAGCCCCGGCGGCCCCCTCGAGCTCGAGCAGGGGGGCGTCGCCAGCCCCGAGCGCTTCCCCGAAGGGGTCGCGCAGGTCCACTTCGTCACCGCCTGGAACCCCGGTGCGCTCCCGCTCGCGGCCGAGGAGAACGCGCGCCGCCACGCCCTGCTCGTGCGCGAGCTCGACGCCGCGGGCACCGAGCACTGGGCGGCGGCGGGCTACGCCCCCGACCTCAGCTGGGTAGAGCACGGCCTCGCCCTCCCCGACCTCGCGGCCGCCGACGCCTGCGCGCTCGGGCTGCGCCACGGGCAGCTCGCCCTCTACGCCTGGCGTCGCGACCACCTGCAGGTGGTGGGCTGTCGGAGCGGGGCGGTCCTCGCCAGCAGCCGCTGGTCGGCGCGGGGGCGCCCGGCGCCGCCGGGCTGA
- a CDS encoding DEAD/DEAH box helicase translates to MSDGPLDGFHPALGEWFARRFPAGPTEAQALGWPSIAAGSDTLIAAPTGSGKTLAAFLVAIDACLRHSLEGGERRTSVLYVSPLRALTVDVQQNLVAPLAEIAEIAAELGLAAPDVRVAVRNGDTPSAQRQAMLRDRPDIVVTTPESLYLLATAARGRELLGTVDTVIVDEIHAIARDKRGAHLALTLERVDRIVAAAGGRRPTRIGLSATQRPIATVARLLVGAGEGRSEADGTPRCAIVDVGHRRALDIEIRLPPDELAAVMSTDQLDETVALLGELIEAHRTTLVFVNTRRMAERVAHLLAERLGEEAVSAHHGSLSMERRLSVERRLRDGELRAVVATASLELGIDVGPVDLVCQLGSPRAIATFLQRVGRADHRRDGTPKGRIFPFTRDELVECVALFGAVHSGDLDAVHPPVAPLDILAQQIVAECAAAGSEGITEAEVATLVRSAAPYAALSDGDLAAVVELVTEGVVTGRGRRGAHVQHDRVNKVLRGRRGARLVAATSGGAIPELADYRVVLEPESSLVGTVHEDFAIEAMAGDVFLLGSTSWRVLRVEQGTVRVMDADGAAPTLPFWLGEAPSRTEELADAISRLRSLVMAEIALGGPPAAVAALEGWAQCGRRPAEEVVAYLACGLTELGTLPTKGELVLERFFDDTGGMQLVLHSPYGGRVNRGLGLALRKRFCRSFDFELQAAANDDAVVLSLGPQHSFPLEEVGRYLSPETVREVLIQAVLPTPIFTSRWRWNLSRSLVSPRFRGARHLPPAIQRMEADDLMAAVFPALAACQENATGPIEIPDHPLVRQTLDDCCTEAMDLAALTTLVTRLRSGEVALHCVDTTEASVLSHEIVNGRPYTFLDDAPLEERRTRAVALRRGIPLEAHDLSSLDPAIVDEVAAEIAPDPRDPDELHDLLMACALVLPEDGWLELHGALATAGRAMTVTTGEGASPRWCATERRELLEAAFPEAAFTPDLRLEGAAPVGREEALVALVAGALELAPPRRVDELAAATGLAEAALAVPLATLEASGGVLRVLGGRYGARRVIQRIHSRQRDRERTRHPAVSVQDLMRFLLTWQHVAPGSHRRGIEGLALVIDQLQGMEVAVGAWEEPVLAARVEHYRPQLLDELCASGAVAWGRLSLRNEDDAPRRASATPSRATPVALVRRDDLHWLLAAARAGGAPQPPVAGASAEVTEALGRRGALFFSDLCEATGRLPLEVADALWDAVARGLVTADGFSAVRHLLAGRYRTATRSEHAPRRALRRPGRSALPPALAGGRWSLLEGERDGEAPDTESLAEAVACQLLERWGVVFRDLVRRESFALPWREVLFALRRLEARGLCRGGRFVAGPVGEQFALPEALAALRATARRPLEGSVIELSAADPLNLTGLLLPGERVPALRGRSLTLVDGLPRAVGAERALAAAAVG, encoded by the coding sequence GTGAGCGACGGCCCCCTCGACGGCTTCCACCCCGCACTCGGCGAGTGGTTCGCGCGCCGCTTCCCGGCGGGCCCCACCGAGGCCCAGGCGCTCGGCTGGCCGTCGATCGCCGCCGGCTCGGACACCCTGATCGCCGCCCCCACCGGCTCGGGGAAGACCCTCGCCGCCTTCCTGGTGGCGATCGACGCCTGCCTCCGCCACTCCCTCGAGGGGGGCGAGCGGCGCACCTCGGTCCTCTACGTCTCGCCGCTGCGGGCGCTCACCGTCGATGTCCAGCAGAACCTCGTCGCCCCCCTCGCCGAGATCGCGGAGATCGCCGCCGAGCTCGGGCTCGCCGCCCCCGACGTGCGCGTCGCCGTGCGCAACGGCGACACCCCGAGCGCGCAGCGCCAGGCGATGTTGCGCGACCGGCCGGACATCGTCGTCACGACCCCCGAGTCGCTCTACCTGCTCGCCACCGCGGCGCGCGGGCGCGAGCTGCTCGGCACCGTCGACACGGTGATCGTCGACGAGATCCACGCCATCGCCCGCGACAAGCGGGGCGCCCACCTCGCGCTCACCCTCGAACGGGTCGACCGCATCGTCGCCGCCGCGGGGGGGAGGCGGCCGACGCGCATCGGCCTCTCCGCGACGCAGCGGCCGATCGCGACCGTCGCCCGCCTGCTCGTCGGCGCGGGCGAGGGCCGCAGCGAGGCGGACGGGACGCCCCGCTGCGCGATCGTCGACGTCGGCCACCGTCGCGCCCTCGACATCGAGATCCGCCTCCCCCCCGACGAGCTCGCGGCGGTGATGAGCACGGACCAGCTCGACGAGACCGTGGCCCTGCTCGGCGAGCTGATCGAGGCGCACCGCACGACCCTCGTCTTCGTGAACACCCGCCGGATGGCCGAGCGCGTCGCCCACCTGCTGGCCGAGCGCCTAGGCGAGGAGGCCGTGAGCGCCCACCACGGGAGCCTCTCGATGGAGCGCCGCCTCTCGGTCGAGCGCCGCCTGCGCGACGGCGAGCTGCGCGCCGTGGTCGCCACCGCCTCGCTCGAGCTCGGCATCGACGTCGGCCCGGTCGACCTCGTCTGCCAGCTCGGATCGCCGCGCGCGATCGCCACCTTCCTGCAGCGCGTCGGGCGCGCCGACCACCGCCGGGACGGCACGCCGAAGGGACGGATCTTCCCCTTCACCCGCGACGAGCTGGTCGAGTGCGTCGCCCTCTTCGGCGCCGTGCACAGCGGCGACCTCGACGCGGTACACCCGCCGGTCGCGCCGCTCGACATCCTCGCCCAGCAGATCGTCGCCGAGTGCGCCGCCGCGGGGAGCGAGGGGATCACCGAGGCGGAGGTCGCGACGCTCGTGCGCTCGGCCGCCCCCTACGCCGCGCTCTCCGACGGGGACCTCGCCGCGGTCGTCGAGCTCGTCACCGAGGGCGTGGTGACGGGGCGGGGGCGGCGGGGGGCCCACGTCCAGCACGACCGGGTGAACAAGGTGCTGCGCGGGCGGCGCGGCGCCCGCCTCGTGGCCGCCACCTCGGGAGGGGCGATCCCCGAGCTCGCCGACTACCGCGTCGTCCTCGAGCCCGAGAGCTCCCTCGTCGGGACGGTGCACGAGGACTTCGCCATCGAGGCGATGGCGGGGGACGTCTTCCTCCTCGGGAGCACCTCGTGGAGGGTGCTGCGCGTCGAGCAGGGGACGGTGCGGGTGATGGACGCCGACGGCGCCGCGCCGACGCTCCCCTTCTGGCTCGGCGAGGCCCCCTCGCGCACCGAGGAACTGGCCGACGCGATCTCCCGGCTGCGCTCGCTCGTGATGGCCGAGATCGCCCTCGGCGGCCCGCCGGCGGCGGTCGCCGCCCTCGAGGGCTGGGCGCAGTGCGGGCGGCGCCCCGCCGAGGAGGTCGTCGCCTACCTCGCCTGCGGCCTCACCGAGCTCGGCACCCTCCCCACCAAGGGCGAGCTCGTCCTCGAGCGCTTCTTCGACGACACCGGCGGCATGCAGCTCGTCCTGCACAGCCCCTACGGCGGGCGGGTCAACCGCGGCCTCGGCCTCGCCTTGCGCAAGCGCTTCTGCCGCAGCTTCGACTTCGAACTGCAGGCGGCGGCGAACGACGACGCCGTCGTGCTCTCGCTCGGCCCCCAGCACTCCTTCCCCCTCGAGGAGGTCGGCCGCTACCTCTCCCCCGAGACCGTGCGGGAGGTGCTCATCCAGGCGGTGCTGCCGACGCCGATCTTCACCTCGCGCTGGCGTTGGAACCTCTCCCGCTCGCTCGTCTCGCCGCGCTTCCGGGGAGCCCGCCACCTCCCCCCGGCGATCCAGCGGATGGAGGCCGACGACCTCATGGCGGCGGTCTTCCCCGCCCTCGCCGCCTGCCAGGAGAACGCCACCGGCCCGATCGAGATCCCCGACCACCCGCTCGTCCGCCAGACCCTCGACGACTGCTGCACCGAGGCCATGGACCTCGCCGCGCTCACCACCCTCGTCACCCGCCTGCGCAGCGGCGAGGTCGCCCTCCACTGCGTCGACACGACCGAGGCCTCGGTTCTCTCGCACGAGATCGTGAATGGCCGCCCCTACACCTTCCTCGACGACGCGCCGCTCGAGGAGCGGCGCACCCGCGCCGTCGCGCTGCGGCGGGGGATCCCCCTCGAGGCGCACGACCTCTCCTCGCTCGACCCGGCGATCGTGGACGAGGTGGCCGCCGAGATCGCGCCCGACCCCCGCGACCCCGACGAGCTGCACGACCTGTTGATGGCCTGTGCCCTCGTCCTCCCCGAGGACGGCTGGCTCGAGCTGCACGGGGCGCTCGCCACGGCCGGAAGGGCGATGACGGTGACCACCGGGGAGGGGGCGTCTCCCCGCTGGTGCGCGACCGAACGCCGCGAGCTCCTCGAGGCGGCCTTCCCTGAGGCCGCGTTCACCCCCGACCTGCGCCTCGAAGGAGCCGCCCCTGTCGGGCGGGAGGAGGCGCTCGTGGCGCTCGTGGCCGGCGCGCTCGAGCTCGCGCCGCCGCGGCGCGTCGACGAGCTGGCGGCGGCGACCGGCCTCGCGGAGGCCGCCCTCGCCGTGCCCCTCGCGACCCTGGAAGCGAGCGGCGGGGTGCTGCGGGTCCTCGGCGGGCGCTACGGCGCGCGCCGCGTCATCCAGCGGATCCACTCCCGCCAGCGCGACCGCGAGCGCACCCGCCACCCGGCGGTGAGCGTGCAGGACCTGATGCGCTTCCTCCTCACCTGGCAGCACGTCGCCCCCGGCTCGCACCGCCGCGGCATCGAGGGCCTCGCCCTCGTCATCGACCAGCTGCAGGGGATGGAGGTCGCGGTCGGCGCCTGGGAGGAGCCGGTGCTCGCGGCGCGCGTCGAGCACTACCGCCCACAGCTCCTCGACGAGCTCTGCGCGAGCGGCGCGGTGGCGTGGGGGCGCCTCTCTCTGCGCAACGAGGACGACGCGCCGCGGCGCGCCAGCGCGACCCCCTCGCGCGCCACCCCCGTCGCCCTCGTCCGCCGCGATGACCTGCACTGGCTGCTCGCCGCGGCGCGCGCCGGCGGCGCTCCGCAGCCCCCCGTCGCGGGCGCCTCGGCCGAGGTCACCGAGGCGCTCGGGCGCCGCGGCGCGCTCTTCTTCTCCGACCTCTGCGAGGCGACCGGCCGCCTCCCCCTCGAGGTCGCCGACGCGCTGTGGGACGCCGTCGCGCGCGGCCTCGTCACGGCGGATGGCTTCTCCGCGGTCCGCCACCTCCTCGCCGGCCGCTACCGGACGGCGACGCGCAGCGAGCACGCCCCCCGCCGGGCGCTGCGCCGCCCCGGCCGCAGCGCCCTCCCTCCGGCGCTCGCCGGCGGCCGCTGGTCGCTCCTCGAGGGGGAGCGCGACGGCGAGGCCCCCGACACCGAGAGCCTCGCCGAGGCGGTCGCCTGCCAGCTCCTCGAGCGCTGGGGGGTGGTCTTCCGCGACCTCGTCCGCCGCGAGAGCTTCGCCCTGCCCTGGCGCGAGGTGCTCTTCGCGCTCCGCCGCCTCGAGGCGCGCGGGCTGTGCCGCGGCGGCCGCTTCGTCGCCGGCCCGGTCGGCGAGCAGTTCGCGCTCCCCGAGGCGCTCGCCGCGCTACGCGCCACCGCCCGCCGGCCTCTCGAGGGGAGCGTGATCGAGCTCTCCGCCGCCGACCCCCTCAACCTCACCGGCCTCCTCCTTCCCGGCGAGCGGGTGCCGGCGCTCAGGGGGCGGAGCCTCACCCTCGTCGACGGCCTGCCACGCGCGGTGGGGGCCGAGCGCGCGCTCGCCGCCGCGGCGGTCGGCTGA